GCTTGATAATCGTCGATCGTTCGGGACGTGCCTGGCAAATGAGGACGATGACCTGGTGGTGTTAGAACATGACGCCGAGGGATACTTCCCAGCATGCTCTCCTCCCTTGAAAGAGGAGGTGCAGCACTGGCACGCCATCAACTCGAGGTCCCGCTACTACGAGTCTGCCGGGGAGCCGGACATTGCTTCCGCATTGAACAACCGCGCGGAATTCTTGATGTTTGCATGCCACGGTCACTCCGATCCGGAACTCGGGCCTTACCTGACTCTCAAGGAACGCCACCTAATTAGTCACAATCTGTCGTACGGCGCCCCGTTGAAAGGAAACAAGGTCTTATTCTTGGGCGCTTGCGAATCTTCATCGGCTAGCAGGGAATCGTACGGCAAGCTGATCGGTTCGTTCATCGCCGCAGGAGCAGGCGCCGTAGTGGGCAACCCCTGCTCGCCGCTGGTTCCAACAGTTTGTCACGTTGCGGCAGGCATGTTCAGTCAGATTCGGCGGGCGCCCAATGGCTGCGATCTTGCAGCAGCGCTCCTCCACGCTGCAAGAGAAGCGTACCAGCAACCCAACATACATCTCGATGAAGACCATGAGTTGCTGCTCATGGCGACGACCCATCAGCTTTGGCTATGACGGGTTACAGCCATCGTCGCGGTATGAGTGATCCCTGCGCTGTGCCGACTCACTACGTGCTCACTTCGCTACCAAATAGATGGCAGAATTCAAAGACCATCAGCTGCTCCGCGACTTCTTCTCCGCATACTATCACGAAGACTGGGATGCTGACCATCACGACGCAGCAGGCGTCATTAGGGAGTATATAAATGAGGGGCGCAACCCGTCCCATTTGTCAGCTTTGGCAGACGCCATCGCGGACCTTGTGCGACGTGCAGGGAACGACGTTGACCTGGAAGATTGCCTGCTTCGATCGCTTGGGTGCTATTACATGCCAAGCAGCGACGGGCTGTCAGCATCCGAGTGGCTTACGCACATCTTGCAAATTCTTAGGCAGCGCTGAGAGTCCTCTGCCGAGTCACTTTTCACAAGGGCCTGCCGGCATGGCTGTTATCCGCGAACGGCCCGCGCGATTTCGCGCTCTTCGACTAGCACTTTGGCCGCTTCTCGCGTGACAACAGCTGGCGACTCAATTCTCCGACGAGTACTGGAGTATTCTGGCCTTATTTACAAGCGAACGAACTCTTCAAGCAAGTTCCGAGAAATCGCGTTAGGCGGCGTACGGCATTCTGTGCGCTGCGGTCGAATTGGCTCCGCTGGGCAGGCTTTCTTCGCAGGAGTTCGCTGATGAAAATCAATCGCATCTGCACTCTGCAGCGTCTCATTCGCGAGAAACTTTCAAAAGGTTATCGGTAAGTTAGATCAGGTTCCTGAACGCACGTCGCAAACGATTAGACTCTGGCGATGACCTTCGCTATGATGCCGTCACGCAGAGCATGCCCAAAGACGCTTTTCATGATCGATCGCTGCAATAGCGGAGCGACGCTGCCATGGCCCTTTACCGACACGGCGATCTGTTAGTTTCCCGTGTAGACGCTCTCCCTTCGAGCGCACGCAGACTGCATCACTTGGTACTCGCGCAAGGCGAACTGACGGGCCATTCCCATCGAATCGCCGAACGCGACGCCGCCGTGCTGTTCGAGGCCGATCAAGGGTTATTTCTCAACGTGACGCAGAGCGTCGCGACGCTTGTCCATCAAGAGCATGGGCCAATCGAACTTCAGGCGGGTTATTATCAAGTCTGGCGGCAGCGCGAGTATACGCCGGCGGAAATCCGCGTTGTTCGCGATTGAGGACCGCACCATGGCCGTTGCGACAATGACTGCCGGCGAGGCCTACGCGGCGATTAGCAGCGGCGCTGCAATAGCCGGTGCGCGAGTCGAAGGCGTGTTGGACTTTTCTGTTCAATCGGGTAGACCCTGGCCGAGCCACTTTCCCGAAGACCTGGAAGTCGACGTCCTGAACGTGGCTGGCCAGCCGATCGAGAGTTTGCCGCGCGGTCTTAAGACGTACGAACTGGATCTTCGCGACACGCCGATCGTACGTTTGCCCGACGGACTCGAAGTGAGGTCGCGGTTAGATCTCACGGGCTGCGACCGCTTGGAGAGCCTGCCTGCGGAGCTTACCGTCGGCACGCTAATCCTGCGGGGCTGCGTAGCGCTCCAAGCGATTTCCGAGCATCTGAGCGTCTGGTTTCTCGATCTGTCGGAATGCTGGGCCTTTGAACGCTGGCCGCAAAACGCAACGATTCGAGGAGGGCGGCTGCAGCTCCGCGGCTGCACGGCATTGCGCGAGTTGCCGCCGTACATCACTCGTTTGTCGGCCCTAAACGTGCGTGAGTGTCCGAACCTCCGCTCGCTGCCGCCGGATCTCGTCGTGACCGGTTGGATCGACTTGGCTCATAGCGGGCTGACGGACGAGGAGATGCTGCCGGTTGGCGTCGCGTCCGCTCAATTGCGTTGGGCAGGCGTGAACGTCGATCGTCGCATCGCGTTTCATCCTGAAGAGATTCGAATTGACGAGTTGCTAGAAGAGCGGAACGCTGAACGTCGCCGCGTGCTGCTCGATCGCTACGGGTATGGCCGCTTCTTGCAGGACGCCGCGGCGGAACTATTGGACGCCGACGTCGATCCAGGTGGTCCGCGCCAACTACTCCGCGTGAAGCTTCCTGATGATGAAGATTTGGTGGCGATGTCTTGCTTCTGCCCGTCGACCTCTCGGCAATACATCATCCGCGTCCCGCCACAGACGCCGACATGCCGCCACGCCGCGGCATGGATTGCCGGCTTCGACGACCCTAATGACTATCGCCCTTTGATTGAGACATGACCTCTACTAACCCCCTGTGCGAGGATCGCGCATGTACAGTGAATTGATTAGCGAATTCTCAGGACAAACTGTCATCGATTACGACGACGCCGATTCCTGGAAGGGGCCTGCCAAGGCTTACCGGCTACGCGAAGAATATGACGACGAACGCAAGATCTCCGAGCGGTTGGAATCGCTGTTAGAGCAGCCTGGCGCCAATCAAATTACCGCGTTGATCATTGGCGCATGGACCGGATCGTGCGAAGGCAGTGATTCCGCAGAGATCGTCGAGCTCATTGCAGGGGTAGCTGGCCGGTTGCCGTCGCTCAAGGCGCTGTTCTTCGGCGAGATGACCTTCGAAGAGTGCGA
This sequence is a window from Lacipirellula parvula. Protein-coding genes within it:
- a CDS encoding contact-dependent growth inhibition system immunity protein yields the protein MAEFKDHQLLRDFFSAYYHEDWDADHHDAAGVIREYINEGRNPSHLSALADAIADLVRRAGNDVDLEDCLLRSLGCYYMPSSDGLSASEWLTHILQILRQR
- a CDS encoding DUF6745 domain-containing protein, coding for MAVATMTAGEAYAAISSGAAIAGARVEGVLDFSVQSGRPWPSHFPEDLEVDVLNVAGQPIESLPRGLKTYELDLRDTPIVRLPDGLEVRSRLDLTGCDRLESLPAELTVGTLILRGCVALQAISEHLSVWFLDLSECWAFERWPQNATIRGGRLQLRGCTALRELPPYITRLSALNVRECPNLRSLPPDLVVTGWIDLAHSGLTDEEMLPVGVASAQLRWAGVNVDRRIAFHPEEIRIDELLEERNAERRRVLLDRYGYGRFLQDAAAELLDADVDPGGPRQLLRVKLPDDEDLVAMSCFCPSTSRQYIIRVPPQTPTCRHAAAWIAGFDDPNDYRPLIET